The following are encoded in a window of Toxoplasma gondii RH apicoplast, complete genome genomic DNA:
- a CDS encoding ribosomal protein S4: MKKKFRTKLKKLQYFKLTFLPGFCTKLLKKELVPIKKGKTSSFRIQLLEKQKLKYNYRLKENQIKKYFKYIKLLKIFNLIQIIELRLDATIFRLGFAKSINQARQLITHGFIFINSILVKKPSFILTEKDLIYINPKKFTIILICRINLFFRYYNKYNLYIYTLCVEYLKFKLQKEFYFKLYLFIPFDENLIKYYYKF; encoded by the coding sequence ATGAAAAAGAAATTTAGAACTAAACTTAAAAAATTACAATATTTTAAACTTACATTTTTACCTGGATTTTGTACTAAATTATTAAAAAAAGAATTAGTACCTATTAAAAAAGGAAAAACATCTTCTTTTCGAATTCAATTATTAGAGAAACAAAAATTAAAATATAATTATAGACTTAAAGAAAATCAAATTAAAAAATATTTTAAATATATTAAATTATTAAAAATATTTAATTTAATTCAAATTATTGAATTACGTTTAGATGCTACTATATTTAGATTAGGTTTTGCTAAATCTATAAACCAAGCTAGACAATTAATTACTCATGGTTTTATTTTTATTAATTCTATATTAGTAAAAAAACCTAGTTTTATTTTAACAGAAAAAGATTTAATTTATATAAATCCTAAAAAATTTACAATTATTTTAATTTGTAGAATTAATTTATTTTTTAGATATTATAATAAATATAATTTATATATATATACTCTATGTGTAGAATATTTAAAATTTAAATTACAAAAAGAATTTTATTTTAAATTATATTTATTTATACCTTTTGATGAAAATTTAATTAAATATTATTATAAGTTTTAA